The following proteins are co-located in the Neodiprion virginianus isolate iyNeoVirg1 chromosome 6, iyNeoVirg1.1, whole genome shotgun sequence genome:
- the LOC124307754 gene encoding spectrin beta chain isoform X6 has protein sequence MTTDISVVRGGWDPTLQQEIVDEYEYDGGNSSSRLFERSRIKALAGERESVQKKTFQKWVNSHLVRCSCRIGDLYVDLRDGKMLIKLLEILSGERLPRPTKGKMRIHCLENVDKALQFLREQRVHLENMGSHDIVDGNPRLSLGLIWTIILRFQIQDITIEETDNQETKSAKDALLLWCQMKTAGYHNVNVRNFTTSWRDGLAFNAIIHKHRPDLIHFDKLSKLNAIYNLNNAFNVAEDKLGLTKLLDAEDIFVDHPDEKSIITYVVTYYHYFSKMKQETVQGKRIGKVVGIAMENDRMIHDYESLTSDLLRWIEGTIEALGDRRFANSLVGVQTQLSQFSNYRTVEKPPKFVEKGNLEVLLFTLQSKMRANNQKPYTPKEGKMISDINKAWERLEKAEHERELALREELIRQEKLEQLAARFNRKASMRETWLSENQRLVSQDNFGFDLAAVEAAAKKHEAIETDIFAYEERVQAVMAVSQELEAENYHDIDRINARKDNVLRLWNYLLELLKARRVRLECSLQLQQNFQEMLYILDSMEEIKMRLLTDDYGKHLMGVEDLLQKHSLVEADINVLGERVKAVVQQSQRFLEQGEDYRPCDPTIIIERVQQLEDAYAELVRLAVERRARLEESRNLWQFYWDMADEENWIKEKEQIVSTGDIGHDLTTINLLLSKHKALENEIQSHEPQLMSVAAVGDELISQHHFGSDRIKERLQEILGMWNHLLDLAAFRRKRLEEAVDYHQLFADADDIDIWMLDTLRLVSSEDVGRDEANVQSLLKKHKDVTDELKNYATTIEQLHQQASQLGEHDSKSPKVLERLASIDSRYKELLELAKLRKQRLLDALSLYKLFSESDGVEQWIGEKNRMLETMVPAKDIEDVEIMKHRYDGFEKEMNANASRVAVVNQLARQLLHVEHPNSEQIVARQNELNQKWAELREKAEGKREALNSAHGVQTFHIECRETVSWIEDKKRILQQTDSLEMDLTGVMTLQRRLSGMERDLAAIQAKLNALEKEAQSIEQEHPDEAAVIRERITQIHTMWEQLTQMLKERDAKLEEAGDLHRFLRDLDHFQTWLTKTQTDVASEDTPTSLADAEKLLTQHQNIKEEIDNYTDDYQKMMDYGERLTSEAGDGDTQYMFLRERLNALKMGWEELHQMWANRQNLLSNSLNLQVFDRDARQAEVLLSQQEHILTKDETPTNFEQAENMIKRHEAFMTTLEANDDKINSVVQFAGRLVEEGHFAADKVKKKADAINDRRNANHERANQVMDKLKDQLQLQMFLQDREELVEWVQEKHITAQDETYRSAKTVHSKWTRHQAFEAEIASNKDRLQQLQQAADELIQLKPELAEIIKPKVEELCDQFEELETTTKDKGERLFDANREVLIHQTCDDIDSWMNELEKQIESTDTGSDLASVNILMQKQQMIETQMAVKARQVTELDKQAEHLQRTVPDEKMEEIKCKKEKVAQRFEQLKAPLTDRQRQLEKKKEAYQFRRDVEDEKLWIAEKMPQATSSEYGNSLFNVHMLKKKNQSLRTEIENHEPRINSVCKNGQKLIDEGHEDSAEFTQRISDLSDKWRELKDAVDNRNKHLLQNEKAQQYFFDATEAESWMSEQELYMMVEDRGKDEISAQNLMKKHESLEHAVEDYADTIRQLGETARQLINDQHALSDQIAVKQSQVDKLYAGLKDLAGERRAKLDEALQLFMLNREVDDLEQWIAERELVAGSHELGQDYDHVTLLWERFKEFARDTETIGSERVAAVNGIADSLIATGHSDAATIAEWKDGLNEVWQDLLELIETRTQMLAASRELHKFFHDCKDVLGRILEKQNAMSDELGRDAGSVSALQRKHGNFIQDLFTLQSQVTQIQDESSKLQASYAGDKAREITNREAEVVAAWNNLQSLCEGRKAKLEDTGDLFRFFNMVRTLLIWMDDVVRQMNTSEKPRDVSGVELLMNNHQSLKAEIDTREDNLTACLDLGKDLLARNHYASVQIKEKLLALTDHRNALLHRWEERWENLQLILEVYQFARDAAVAEAWLIAQEPYLMSQELGHTIDDVENLIKKHEAFEKSAAAQEERFSALQRLTTSECPDKECGLYPPVLEFSHKLIFTPECPPSSKIPITQPKKYLKSQGEIVRDIILYCDRFIMPDTMQRRECTSTGTKIIYPNAINYRTDKTKPSKSFLWSSSWNSTSKTSQGSSGSQPVSPYAEFTDVPVFDDEIVTSNERKTLRRISTISAHKPEFFRLHSTPEIADLTVLIPRKYCVSNSSSDTEYSEIIDTACVPEKRTKSSTSIDVSHSVMIHNLVDTDNEFNHKHVNVELKTQLVKPTDTQMNEYGLEAYLRDKKSEKALAEISLNDELSSEDRHSLDLEKSITNIRKLRLEIGAFTDDLIKADLDPSELLILAERCFCNEDNSIRSFNHLMQVKFNDHDYMSLKSRAMPPKSSKLLTNETSSVRERSKSLLGPKDKFKKSSNLNKVDPNLSAISDSEKSFPSQDHSFSLDNVTLENNVTQFELRELKRQEQEREEEERREQEEAAAAEAAKLAKATPVTSPDEPPSDRVDGDGNQSGEQAGEEDGHEQRSPGDDEFEGTLTRKHEWESTTKKATNRSWDKLYMVVRGQNLVAYKDQKSYKAAADQPYKGEPPLDLRGASVQVASEYTKKKHVFRVKSQSGADFLFQAKDDAEMLEWVSLLNQAAQGVSGASTSRAHTLPAPTQAETKRRSFFTLKKN, from the exons ATGACGACCGACATCTCGGTGGTGCGCGGGGGTTGGGACCCGACGCTTCAACAGGAGATTGTCGACGAGTACGAATACGATGGAGGAAATTCCAGTTCGAGACTTTTTGAACGATCCCGTATCAAGGCTTTAGCTG gTGAACGTGAATCGGTACAGAagaaaacatttcaaaaatgggTGAATTCCCATCTGGTACGATGTTCTTGTCGTATCGGAGATCTCTATGTCGATCTTCGCGATGGAAAAATGCTTATAAAGCTGCTGGAAATATTGTCGGGCGAACGTTTGCCACGTCCTACAAAAGGAAAAATGCGTATCCATTGTTTGGAGAATGTAGATAAGGCACTGCAATTTTTGCGAGAGCAAAGAGTCCATCTTGAAAACATGGGATCACACGACATCGTCGATGGAAATCCAAGATTAAGCTTGGGATTAATTTGGACAATCATTCTACGTTTCCAAATTCAAGACATCACCATAGAAGAAACTGATAACCAGGAAACTAAATCAGCCAAGGATGCTTTGCTTTTGTGGTGTCAAATGAAGACTGCTGGATATCACAATGTAAATGTTAGGAACTTCACAACATCTTGGCGAGACGGTCTTGCGTTCAATGCCATAATACACAAACATCGTCCAGATTTGATCCACTTTGACAAGCTATCGAAATTAAACGCGATCTACAATTTAAACAATGCTTTCAATGTCGCAGAGGATAAATTAGGTCTAACAAAATTGTTAGACGCAGAGGATATTTTTGTTGATCATCCTGACGAAAAGTCTATAATAACTTATGTTGTGACCTACTATCACTACTTCTCGAAAATGAAGCAGGAGACCGTTCAAGGTAAACGAATTGGTAAAGTTGTCGGAATTGCCATGGAGAACGATAGAATGATTCACGATTATGAAAGTTTGACAAGTGATTTACTTAGATGGATCGAAGGAACAATTGAAGCTTTGGGTGATCGTCGTTTTGCTAATTCTCTTGTGGGCGTTCAGACTCAACTTTCACAGTTTTCCAACTACCGTACAGTAGAAAAACCACCTAAATTTGTAGAAAAGGGTAACTTGGAGGTGCTACTGTTTACACTGCAATCCAAAATGCGTGCCAACAATCAGAAACCCTACACACCCAAGGAAGGTAAAATGATTTCCGATATCAACAAAGCCTGGGAGAGATTAGAAAAAGCTGAACACGAGCGTGAATTGGCGCTCAGAGAAGAATTGATACGTCAAGAAAAATTGGAGCAATTGGCTGCAAGATTTAACCGAAAAGCCAGCATGAGAGAAACTTGGCTATCTGAAAATCAACGACTTGTATCGCAAGACAACTTTGGCTTCGATTTAGCAGCCGTAGAAGCTGCAGCTAAGAAACACGAGGCTATAGAAACTGATATATTCGCTTACGAAGAACGTGTGCAGGCAGTCATGGCTGTGTCTCAAGAGTTAGAGGCTGAAAACTACCACGATATAGACCGGATCAATGCCCGAAAGGACAATGTTTTAAGATTGTGGAACTACCTTCTGGAATTACTGAAAGCACGAAGAGTGCGGTTGGAATGTTCACTTCAATTACAACAGAACTTCCAAGAAATGTTGTACATTTTAGACAGTATGGAAGAAATTAAGATGCGATTGTTAACTGATGATTATGGTAAACATTTGATGGGCGTTGAAGATCTTCTTCAAAAGCATTCACTTGTTGAGGCCGACATCAATGTCTTAGGTGAGAGAGTTAAGGCTGTCGTACAACAAAGCCAAAGATTCTTAGAACAAGGAGAAGATTATCGTCCTTGCGATCCAACCATTATTATTGAACGAGTGCAACAACTTGAAGATGCTTACGCTGAATTGGTCCGCCTGGCTGTTGAGCGTCGAGCACGGCTTGAAGAATCTCGTAATCTTTGGCAATTCTATTGGGATATGGCTGACGAAGAGAATTGGATCAAGGAGAAAGAGCAGATTGTTTCTACGGGTGATATCGGTCATGACTTAACTACCATTAATTTACTTTTGTCCAAACACAAGGCCTTGGAGAACGAAATCCAATCTCACGAACCACAATTGATGTCAGTTGCTGCAGTGGGTGATGAATTGATTAGTCAACACCATTTCGGTTCTGATCGCATTAAGGAAAGATTACAAGAAATATTAGGCATGTGGAATCACCTGTTAGACTTGGCGGCGTTCAGACGCAAGCGGTTAGAAGAAGCTGTTGATTATCATCAATTATTTGCTGATGCCGACGATATCGATATTTGGATGCTCGATACTCTGCGATTGGTATCGTCTGAGGATGTCGGTCGCGATGAAGCAAATGTGCAATCTTTGCTGAAAAAACATAAAGATGTCACTGatgaactgaaaaattacgCTACAACCATTGAACAGCTGCATCAACAAGCATCGCAACTTGGAGAACACGATTCTAAGTCTCCAAAGGTATTAGAAAGACTCGCCTCAATTGATTCGAGATACAAAGAGCTTCTGGAACTGGCTAAATTGCGCAAGCAAAGATTATTAGATGCCTTGTCTCTGTACAAGCTGTTCAGCGAATCGGATGGAGTTGAACAATGGATCGGAGAAAAGAACAGAATGTTGGAAACTATGGTTCCTGCCAAGGACATTGAAGATGTTGAGATAATGAAACACCGCTACGATGGCTTTGAGAAGGAAATGAATGCCAATGCTTCTCGCGTTGCTGTAGTTAATCAATTGGCTAGACAGCTACTACATGTTGAACATCCGAACTCAGAGCAGATTGTTGCACGTCAGAATGAATTGAATCAAAAGTGGGCCGAGCTAAGAGAGAAGGCTGAAGGCAAACGTGAAGCACTCAACTCTGCACATGGAGTACAAACCTTCCATATCGAATGTCGTGAGACCGTATCTTGGATCGAAGATAAGAAACGCATCTTACAGCAAACCGATAGCTTAGAAATGGACTTGACTGGTGTGATGACGCTACAACGTCGGCTTAGCGGTATGGAGCGTGACTTGGCAGCCATACAGGCGAAATTGAATGCACTTGAAAAAGAAGCGCAATCAATTGAGCAGGAACATCCTGATGAGGCTGCAGTCATTCGTGAACGAATCACCCAAATTCATACCATGTGGGAGCAATTAACTCAGATGCTTAAAGAACGCGATGCCAAACTCGAAGAAGCTGGAGATTTACATAGATTCTTGCGTGACCTTGATCATTTCCAGACTTGGCTTACCAAGACCCAAACAGATGTTGCCAGCGAAGATACACCCACAAGCCTTGCAGATGCTGAGAAACTGTTGACCCAGCATCAGAATATTAAGGAAGAGATTGACAACTACACGGACGATTATCAGAAGATGATGGACTATGGCGAGAGGCTAACAAGTGAGGCTGGAGATGGAGATACACAGTACATGTTCTTGAGAGAAAGATTGAATGCCCTGAAAATGGGCTGGGAAGAGCTCCACCAAATGTGGGCAAATCGTCAAAATCTGTTATCGAATTCGTTGAACTTGCAGGTCTTTGACCGCGATGCTCGCCAAGCTGAAGTTTTGTTGTCTCAGCAAGAACATATCCTTACCAAAGATGAGACTCCGACGAACTTTGAACAAGcagaaaatatgataaaacGCCACGAAGCATTTATGACTACATTGGAAGCCAATGACGATAAGATCAACTCGGTCGTTCAATTTGCGGGCAGGTTAGTTGAGGAAGGCCACTTTGCGGCGGACAAAGTCAAGAAGAAGGCAGATGCAATAAATGATCGAAGAAACGCCAATCACGAAAGAGCTAATCAAGTGATGGACAAATTGAAGGATCAACTTCAGTTGCAGATGTTCTTACAGGATAGAGAGGAACTCGTTGAATGGGTACAGGAAAAACACATCACTGCTCAAGATGAAACTTATCGCAGTGCAAAAACGGTTCATAGCAAATGGACGAGGCACCAAGCGTTTGAAGCAGAAATTGCTAGCAATAAAGATCGTCTGCAACAACTGCAACAGGCTGCTGATGAGTTGATTCAATTGAAGCCTGAATTGGCTGAGATCATAAAGCCGAAAGTTGAAGAATTATGTGACCAATTTGAAGAGCTGGAAACAACAACAAAAGACAAAGGAGAGAGACTATTCGATGCTAATCGTGAAGTCCTCATACATCAGACTTGCGATGATATCGACTCGTGGATGAATGAATTGGAGAAACAGATTGAAAGTACAGATACTGGATCTGATCTTGCCTCTGTCAATATTTTGATGCAGAAACAGCAGATGATAGAAACTCAAATGGCTGTGAAGGCTCGCCAAGTTACAGAGCTCGATAAACAGGCTGAACATTTGCAGAGAACAGTACCAGACGAGAAgatggaagaaataaaatgcaaGAAGGAGAAAGTTGCGCAAAGATTTGAACAGCTTAAGGCACCACTTACCGATCGACAGCGTCAGctggagaagaaaaaagaagcgTACCAATTCAGGCGTGACGTTGAGGATGAGAAATTATGGATTGCAGAAAAAATGCCACAAGCTACCAGTTCGGAATATGGTAATTCCCTCTTCAATGTTCAtatgttgaagaaaaagaatcaatCTCTCCGTACTGAAATCGAAAACCACGAACCAAGAATTAATTCTGTATGTAAAAACGGTCAGAAATTGATTGACGAGGGACACGAAGATAGTGCTGAATTCACTCAACGTATCTCCGATCTTTCGGATAAATGGCGCGAACTGAAAGATGCGGTTGACAACAGGAATAAGCATTTGTTACAAAACGAAAAGGCACAACAATACTTCTTCGACGCCACGGAGGCTGAATCGTGGATGAGCGAACAGGAATTATACATGATGGTTGAAGATCGTGGTAAAGACGAGATATCTGCGCAAAACCTAATGAAAAAACACGAGTCTTTGGAACATGCTGTCGAAGATTATGCCGATACCATCCGTCAGCTAGGTGAAACAGCAAGACAATTGATAAACGATCAGCATGCATTGAGTGATCAAATTGCAGTCAAACAATCCCAAGTTGACAAGCTATATGCAGGACTAAAAGATTTGGCTGGCGAACGCCGTGCCAAGCTAGACGAAGCCCTTCAATTGTTTATGCTAAACCGAGAAGTTGATGATTTGGAGCAATGGATAGCTGAGCGAGAATTAGTTGCAGGCAGTCATGAGTTAGGTCAAGATTACGATCATGTTACTTTGCTCTGGGAAAGATTCAAGGAATTTGCTCGTGACACAGAGACAATAGGATCGGAAAGAGTCGCAGCTGTAAATGGAATTGCAGATTCTTTGATTGCAACAGGACATTCGGATGCAGCTACAATTGCAGAATGGAAGGATGGCCTGAACGAAGTCTGGCAAGATTTGCTAGAGCTTATTGAAACACGAACTCAAATGTTAGCAGCTAGCCGTGAGCtacataaatttttccatgacTGCAAAGATGTTCTTGGAAGGATcttggaaaaacaaaatgcaaTGTCTGATGAATTGGGCCGCGACGCTGGCTCAGTTTCGGCACTTCAACGTAAACACGGCAACTTTATCCAAGACTTATTCACCTTACAGTCACAGGTGACACAAATTCAAGATGAATCGTCTAAACTTCAAGCTAGCTACGCAGGGGATAAGGCTAGAGAAATCACGAATAGAGAGGCCGAAGTAGTAGCAGCTTGGAATAATTTACAATCTTTGTGCGAAGGACGTAAGGCAAAATTGGAAGACACCGGCGATTTGTTCAGATTCTTCAACATGGTTAGAACATTACTGATTTGGATGGATGATGTTGTTAGGCAAATGAACACTTCAGAGAAGCCCCGTGATGTATCAGGTGTAGAACTACTTATGAATAATCATCAAAGTTTGAAAGCTGAAATCGACACCAGGGAAGACAATCTTACTGCTTGTCTTGACCTAGGAAAAGATCTATTGGCAAGGAATCATTACGCTAGCGTCCAAATTAAGGAAAAACTACTAGCATTGACTGATCACAGAAATGCATTGTTGCACCGCTGGGAAGAAAGATGGGAGAATCTGCAGCTAA TTCTTGAAGTTTACCAATTTGCCAGAGATGCAGCTGTAGCAGAAGCTTGGCTTATTGCTCAGGAGCCATATCTCATGAGCCAAGAACTTGGG CATACAATCGACGACGTAGAAAATCTGATCAAGAAACATGAAGCTTTCGAAAAATCAGCTGCAGCACAAGAAGAAAGATTTAGTGCTCTACAACGACTCACAACG TCTGAGTGTCCTGATAAAGAATGCGGCCTGTACCCACCGGTGCTGGAATTTAGTCACAAATTAATCTTTACTCCGGAATGTCCTCCGTCATCTAAAATCCCTATAACACAACCCAAAAAATACCTCAAATCCCAAGGTGAGATTGTGCGTGACATTATTTTGTACTGTGACAGATTTATCATGCCTGATACGATGCAAAGACGTGAGTGTACATCTACAGGAACTAAAATCATTTATCCAAATGCTATAAATTATAGAACTGATAAGACAAAACCCTCCAAGTCTTTTCTATGGAGTTCTAGTTGGAATTCTACGAGTAAAACTTCTCAAGGTTCTTCTGGCAGTCAACCTGTATCACCTTATGCAGAATTCACAGATGTGCCTGTATTCGATGATGAGATTGTTACTTCCAACGAAAGAAAAACCTTAAGAAGAATCAGCACAATCAGTGCTCACAAACCAGAATTTTTCAGGTTACATTCCACTCCTGAAATTGCGGATTTGACTGTATTGATTCCGAGGAAGTATTGTGTGTCAAACTCTTCCTCGGATACCGAATACAGTGAAATAATTGACACAGCTTGTGTTCCTGAAAAGAGAACGAAGAGTTCGACCAGTATTGATGTCAGTCATTCTGTAATGATCCACAACCTCGTGgatactgacaatgagttcaATCACAAACATGTAAATGTCGAACTAAAAACTCAACTAGTCAAACCCACAGATACACAAATGAATGAATATGGTCTGGAAGCATATCTTAGAGACAAAAAGTCAGAAAAAGCATTGGCTGAGATTTCTTTAAACGACGAGTTATCAAGTGAGGATAGGCATAGCCTAGAccttgaaaaatcaataactAACATAAGGAAGTTACGTCTTGAAATTGGGGCATTTACGGATGATTTAATAAAAGCAGACCTTGATCCAAGTGAGTTGCTTATTTTAGCAGAGCGTTGTTTCTGTAATGAAGATAACAGTATTCGTAGTTTTAATCATTTAATGCAGGTAAAATTCAATGATCACGATTATATGTCATTGAAATCACGCGCAATGCCACCAAAATCCTCTAAATTACTAACGAACGAGACATCGAGTGTCCGTGAACGTAGTAAGTCCCTTTTGGGTCCTAAAGACAAGTTCAAAAAAAGTTCTAATTTGAACAAAGTTGACCCAAACTTATCCGCTATCTCGgattcagaaaaatcattcCCTTCCCAAGACCACTCCTTTTCTTTAGACAATGTAACCCTGGAAAACAATGTTACTCAA